The DNA sequence CAGTGGCGACCAGTACGGATGTTCTGATATTCAGCCATAAACCGGCCGTAGTACGGTCGTTTTCATGCAGCTCAGGTACTCCTTCCGGATGTACCCGAACGGTCCGCAGCGCTCGGCGCTGGCCAGGGCGTTCGGGTGCTCGCGGGTGGTCTACAACGATGCACTTCGCGCTCGTGAGACCGCCCGCTCCGAGGGTGCACCGTTCCCGAAGGCCGGGGACCTGTCGAAGCTTCTGATCACCGAGGCGAAGAAGACCGAGGCGCGGGCCTGGCTCGGGGAGGTGTCCGCCGTCGTGCTCCAGCAATCCCTTCGGGACCTCGACACCGCATACCGCAACTTCTTCGACGGCCTCAAGGGCAAGCGCCCCAAGATGGGTGCGCCCCGGTTCAAGTCCCGCAAGGACAACCGACACGCCATGCGGTTCACCGCGAACGCCCGCTGGAAGATCACGACCGGCGGTGACCTGTCGTTGCCGAAGATCGGCGATGTCCGGGTGAAGTGGTCCCGCACGCTGCCGTCCAACCCGTCCACGGTGACGGTGATCAAGGATGCCGCCGGGCGGTACTTCTGCTCGTTCGTGGTCGAGACCGGCGCGGATGAGACTCTGCCCGAGTCGGCCGGACAGGTCGGAATCGACCTGGGGCTGACGCACTTCGCGACCCTTTCGGACGGCACGAAGATCGACAGCCCGCGCTTTCTGCGTCGGGCGGAGAAGAAGCTGAAGCGGGAACAGCGCCGTCTGTCCCGCAAGCTGAAGGGCTCCAACAACCGGACGAAGGCCCGTATCAAGGTCGCCCGCGTTCACGCGCAGGCCGCCGACGCGCGGCGCGAGTTCCACCACCAGCTCTCCACGAAGCTGATCCGCGAAAACCAAGCGGTCGCAGTGGAAGACCTGGCGGTCAAGGGAATCGCCCGCACGCGCATGGCCAAGTCCGTCCACGACGCCGGGTGGTCGGCGTTCGTGACGATGCTGGAGTACAAGGCCGCCCGGTACGGGCGTACCTTCGTACGCATCGGGCGCTTCGAGCCGACCTCGCAGGTGTGCTCGCAGTGCGGCGTCAAGGACGGCCCCAAGCCCCTCAACGTCCGCATCTGGCAGTGCCAAGCGTGCAGCGCGTGGCTGGACCGGGACATCAATGCGGCGGTCAACGTCGCCAAGGCCGCAGGACTTGCGGTATCAGCCTGTCGAGCGCGGGTAAGACCGGGACCTGTCCCGGCACAGCGCGAAGAAGCAGGAACCCACCGAGACGGTCAGCCGACCGTGGTAGGAATCCTCTCCCTTTAGGGAGGGGATCGGAAGTCAAGACAAGGTGTTCTGCATGCTCGACTTCCGCCCGGACGCCCCGGCGGACACGGCTCAGAGGAAGTACAGCCGGCCGAGCGAGATGGAGTCGGCCGGCTCCGAGACCAGCGGCTCCCCGTCGAGGGACACCAGGCCCGTGCCGGGATGCACGTCGACGCTGCCGGTACGGCTGTTGCGGAGCATGTGCTTCGGCCCGATGCCCCGGGTCCCGCGGACCGCCACCCGGCGGCGCCGGGTGGGCATCATGTCGCCGTTCTGGACGGCCGCTTCCGCGACGAACGCCACTGAGATATCGGCCGCGGTGGCCCCGTACGCGCCGAACTGCGGCCCGAGTACCAGGGGTTCGCAGCGGTCGGTCGACGCGTTGGGGTCGCCGGTGACCCCGTACGCGGGGAAGCCGCCCTTCAGGACCAGTTGGGGCTTGGCGCCGAAGTACTCCGGCCACCACATCACGAGGTCCGCGAGCTTGCCGACCTCGATGGAGCCG is a window from the Streptomyces sp. NBC_01244 genome containing:
- a CDS encoding RNA-guided endonuclease InsQ/TnpB family protein, whose product is MQLRYSFRMYPNGPQRSALARAFGCSRVVYNDALRARETARSEGAPFPKAGDLSKLLITEAKKTEARAWLGEVSAVVLQQSLRDLDTAYRNFFDGLKGKRPKMGAPRFKSRKDNRHAMRFTANARWKITTGGDLSLPKIGDVRVKWSRTLPSNPSTVTVIKDAAGRYFCSFVVETGADETLPESAGQVGIDLGLTHFATLSDGTKIDSPRFLRRAEKKLKREQRRLSRKLKGSNNRTKARIKVARVHAQAADARREFHHQLSTKLIRENQAVAVEDLAVKGIARTRMAKSVHDAGWSAFVTMLEYKAARYGRTFVRIGRFEPTSQVCSQCGVKDGPKPLNVRIWQCQACSAWLDRDINAAVNVAKAAGLAVSACRARVRPGPVPAQREEAGTHRDGQPTVVGILSL